One Methylosarcina fibrata AML-C10 DNA segment encodes these proteins:
- a CDS encoding UPF0182 family protein has protein sequence MRNLKFIPALIGATLGIAIVVYVAFYFIFLDLFVDLWWFQSLKLEAYFWLRLLYRFFLSGVVTLAFFSIFFFHFWIASRYLGINPRDEVLSSIDKRRRFQRFADLFMSGSVRIYTPISLILAIFVAVPFYDQWEAALLYFFGGSSGVTEPVYGQDSSFYLLSYPLYMLIQKELLSTAILLFCMVGILYWLEHVFVPDQSKEFPLGAKIHLVILMGFVVLFVVWGFMLERFSLLYVDNHEPVFFGPGFVEIRWKLPLIWLGIITFLATAVSAGLFIFSEKHRIKAPLLISFTLFLCVLWLPRVQFIPELIQTYIVNPNPVRTEKPFMQNNIDATQDAYDLKNIHIVDQTIKLDASEDIETWSTQKHFENIPVWDREVLIDTYNQLQSIRPYYRFPLVDEDRYFLLDHTRQVNLAAREINLEKLPAEAQNWENTHLRYTHGYGAVVTPAAQDAGKPLLWYLRDLNLNSTVGLTVKYPDIYYGQEQYTYAIVPNKLNVVGISGTPTDPGVASLYKGEGGIPIPSLFRKALFAFYFKDEKIFFSTNITDNSQLLIRRNITERIHTLTPFLHLDSDPYLVLTKDRFYWIQDAYTLSKWYPVAKPAEDDLLDGKQEFNYIRNSVKVAVDALDGNVQYYISDPSDVIIQAYSNAYPSLFKNMEEMPADLKSHLRYPRDLFYLQMKVYAKYHQQKPELFYEQAETWQFARVRGEPVKPYYQTIDFGNCNGKEEFVMLNPMTPINNNNLSMIGVAGILDAKTCSTDYKPGITIYKFRKDVQVNGPAQVEALIQQDPEISAQFTLWDQGGSNIRLGRMIIMPMGNSVLYVQPVYIVSKNNAIPELLRIIVSIGNQVVMDTNFWSAFNRLKQMHTKEAREHAGTGTSAPTLTLPGTER, from the coding sequence ATGCGGAACCTGAAGTTTATACCCGCGTTGATTGGAGCGACCCTGGGAATTGCGATCGTTGTTTATGTCGCTTTTTATTTCATTTTCCTTGATCTGTTCGTTGACTTATGGTGGTTTCAGTCGTTAAAACTGGAAGCCTACTTCTGGCTCAGGCTGCTCTACCGTTTTTTTCTGTCGGGCGTCGTCACTCTGGCGTTCTTCTCCATCTTCTTTTTTCACTTCTGGATCGCCTCGCGTTATCTGGGCATCAATCCGCGCGATGAAGTGCTTTCCAGCATAGACAAACGCCGGCGTTTTCAGCGTTTTGCCGATCTCTTCATGAGCGGCTCGGTTAGGATCTATACGCCCATTTCCCTGATTCTGGCCATTTTTGTTGCCGTCCCTTTTTATGATCAATGGGAAGCGGCGCTGCTTTATTTTTTCGGCGGATCGTCAGGAGTCACCGAGCCGGTTTACGGCCAGGACAGCAGTTTTTATCTGCTGTCCTATCCGCTCTACATGCTGATCCAGAAAGAGCTGCTGAGCACGGCCATTCTGCTGTTCTGCATGGTCGGGATCCTGTATTGGCTGGAACACGTTTTTGTGCCCGATCAAAGCAAGGAATTTCCTCTGGGCGCCAAGATCCATCTGGTCATTCTGATGGGCTTTGTGGTTTTATTCGTGGTCTGGGGATTCATGCTGGAGCGTTTTTCGCTGCTGTACGTGGATAATCACGAACCGGTTTTTTTCGGTCCCGGCTTTGTCGAAATCCGCTGGAAACTGCCGCTGATCTGGCTAGGCATCATTACTTTTCTGGCCACCGCCGTTTCCGCGGGCCTGTTCATTTTTTCCGAAAAACACCGGATCAAGGCGCCTTTGCTTATTTCCTTCACGCTTTTTCTTTGCGTATTGTGGCTGCCTAGGGTTCAGTTCATCCCCGAATTGATTCAAACATACATCGTCAATCCGAATCCGGTCAGAACTGAAAAACCGTTCATGCAGAACAATATCGACGCGACTCAGGACGCCTACGACCTCAAGAATATCCATATTGTCGACCAGACCATCAAGCTCGACGCGAGCGAGGACATTGAAACCTGGAGCACGCAAAAACATTTCGAAAACATCCCGGTCTGGGACCGGGAAGTCCTGATCGACACGTACAATCAACTGCAATCGATCAGGCCTTATTACCGGTTTCCGCTCGTCGACGAAGACCGTTATTTTCTGCTGGATCACACCCGCCAGGTCAATCTGGCCGCACGGGAAATCAATCTGGAAAAGCTTCCGGCCGAAGCCCAAAACTGGGAAAACACCCATTTGCGCTACACGCACGGCTACGGCGCCGTGGTGACGCCGGCGGCGCAGGATGCCGGCAAGCCGCTGCTCTGGTATCTGCGCGATTTGAACCTGAACTCGACCGTCGGCCTGACGGTAAAATATCCGGACATTTATTATGGCCAGGAGCAATACACTTACGCCATTGTGCCGAATAAATTGAACGTCGTCGGCATTTCCGGAACCCCGACCGATCCCGGCGTGGCAAGCCTCTATAAAGGCGAAGGCGGCATACCGATTCCTTCGCTGTTCAGAAAGGCGTTGTTCGCGTTTTATTTCAAAGATGAAAAAATATTCTTCTCGACCAATATCACGGACAACAGTCAGCTCTTGATACGCCGGAACATCACGGAACGCATTCATACGCTGACGCCGTTCCTGCACCTGGACAGCGACCCTTATCTGGTCTTGACCAAAGACCGGTTTTACTGGATCCAGGACGCCTACACGCTGTCAAAATGGTATCCCGTTGCGAAACCCGCCGAGGACGACTTACTGGACGGCAAACAGGAATTCAATTACATCCGGAATTCGGTCAAGGTGGCGGTCGACGCACTGGATGGGAACGTTCAGTATTATATTTCCGATCCTTCGGACGTCATCATCCAGGCCTACAGTAACGCTTATCCGAGCCTTTTCAAGAATATGGAAGAGATGCCCGCCGACCTGAAGTCTCATCTGCGCTACCCGCGTGATCTGTTTTATCTGCAGATGAAAGTGTATGCGAAATATCATCAGCAAAAACCCGAGCTGTTCTACGAACAGGCCGAAACCTGGCAATTCGCCAGAGTCCGGGGCGAGCCGGTCAAGCCGTATTATCAGACCATCGATTTCGGCAACTGCAACGGCAAGGAGGAGTTCGTCATGCTGAATCCGATGACGCCGATCAACAACAACAACCTCAGCATGATCGGCGTGGCCGGCATTCTGGATGCCAAAACCTGCAGCACGGACTATAAACCCGGCATCACGATCTACAAGTTCCGCAAGGACGTTCAGGTCAACGGTCCGGCCCAGGTGGAAGCGCTCATTCAGCAGGATCCGGAAATATCCGCCCAATTCACGCTTTGGGATCAAGGGGGCTCGAACATACGACTGGGCCGCATGATCATCATGCCGATGGGCAACAGCGTGCTCTACGTGCAGCCGGTATACATCGTCTCGAAGAACAACGCCATTCCCGAGTTGCTCAGGATCATTGTTTCGATCGGCAACCAGGTGGTGATGGACACCAATTTCTGGTCGGCGTTCAACCGTTTGAAACAGATGCATACCAAAGAGGCCAGGGAGCACGCGGGCACGGGAACGTCCGCACCGACATTGACTCTTCCCGGGACAGAGAGGTAG
- the mreD gene encoding rod shape-determining protein MreD: MRGSSSYGFYRIIFTLVLAMALRILPLPELASLFNPDWVLLSLIYWSLAVPERVGIFHAWTFGLLTDVLTGKLLGQYALAYSLVIYLCLKLHKRLRQFPIIQQALFIFFCLLLSQLLLFFIKNAQHPAQLKGTFWLPVFTGTLCWPLVYTALRFVRLTKRLG; encoded by the coding sequence ATGAGGGGCAGTAGTTCTTACGGTTTTTACCGGATCATTTTCACTCTCGTTCTGGCGATGGCACTGCGCATTCTGCCCTTGCCCGAGTTGGCAAGCCTGTTCAATCCGGATTGGGTGCTTCTGTCCCTGATTTACTGGTCGTTGGCCGTTCCCGAACGGGTCGGCATCTTCCACGCCTGGACCTTCGGGCTGCTCACCGACGTGCTGACCGGCAAGCTGCTCGGCCAGTATGCGCTGGCATATTCCCTGGTCATCTATCTTTGCCTGAAACTGCACAAGCGCCTCAGGCAGTTTCCCATTATCCAGCAAGCGTTGTTCATCTTTTTCTGCCTGCTACTGTCCCAACTACTGCTGTTCTTCATTAAAAACGCCCAGCATCCGGCTCAGCTCAAGGGCACGTTCTGGCTGCCCGTGTTTACCGGCACTCTGTGCTGGCCTCTGGTGTATACCGCACTCAGGTTTGTTCGCCTGACCAAGCGGCTCGGTTGA
- a CDS encoding Rsd/AlgQ family anti-sigma factor — MPVETPVKLERRQQAAQLIAELQSERQALWSLYCQIADLKPFTKVEQVRIKLTRFSQTLVDYVSLGHFGLYERILCGTERRNRILSVATDMYPEFSAVTEATLAFNDKYENLDVMETFDTLSEDLSAMGESLAKRFDLEDRLCELMQR, encoded by the coding sequence ATGCCTGTTGAAACACCAGTCAAACTGGAAAGAAGACAGCAAGCGGCTCAATTGATTGCCGAACTGCAAAGTGAAAGGCAGGCGTTGTGGTCGTTATATTGCCAGATAGCAGACCTTAAACCTTTTACCAAGGTGGAACAGGTCAGGATCAAACTGACCCGGTTTTCGCAAACCTTGGTCGATTACGTGTCGCTGGGACATTTCGGCCTTTATGAACGCATTCTGTGCGGCACGGAACGGCGAAACCGCATTCTGTCGGTCGCAACCGACATGTATCCGGAGTTTTCGGCGGTTACCGAAGCCACCCTGGCCTTCAACGACAAATATGAAAACCTGGACGTCATGGAGACCTTCGACACCCTGTCCGAGGATTTATCCGCAATGGGCGAGTCGCTGGCCAAACGGTTCGACCTGGAAGACCGTCTCTGCGAGTTGATGCAGCGATAG
- a CDS encoding rod shape-determining protein produces MFKRIRGIFSNDLSIDLGTANTLIYIPGQGIVLNEPSVVAIKEDKVRGAKTIAAVGTDAKLMLGRTPGNITAIRPLKDGVIADFAVTERMLRFFIEKVHKSKLLRPSPRILICVPCGSTQVERRAIRESAAMAGAREVYLIEEPMSAAIGAGLPVDEPCGSMVLDIGGGTSEVAVISINGIVYSSSVRIGGDRFDDAIVSYVRRNYGTLIGESTAERIKLEIGTAYPGSEVREIEVKGRNLAEGVPRSFSLNSNEILEALQEPLSGIVGAVKIALEQTPPELGADVANRGIYLTGGGALLKDIDRLIAEETGLPVYIADDPLTCVARGGGMVLEMLDKKGISTFSLE; encoded by the coding sequence ATGTTCAAACGAATTCGCGGAATCTTTTCCAATGACCTTTCCATCGATTTGGGAACCGCCAATACATTGATTTATATTCCGGGACAGGGCATCGTTCTGAACGAGCCGTCCGTCGTCGCGATCAAGGAAGACAAGGTTCGCGGCGCCAAAACCATCGCGGCGGTCGGCACCGACGCCAAACTCATGCTGGGCCGGACCCCCGGCAACATCACCGCGATCCGTCCCTTGAAAGACGGGGTCATCGCCGACTTTGCCGTGACCGAACGCATGCTCCGGTTCTTCATTGAAAAAGTGCACAAGAGCAAACTGCTAAGACCCAGCCCGCGCATTCTGATCTGCGTGCCGTGCGGCTCGACCCAGGTCGAACGCAGAGCCATCCGCGAATCGGCAGCAATGGCGGGCGCGCGCGAAGTCTATCTGATCGAGGAGCCCATGTCCGCCGCGATCGGCGCGGGTCTGCCGGTCGACGAACCCTGCGGCTCGATGGTTCTGGACATCGGCGGCGGCACCTCGGAAGTGGCCGTGATTTCCATCAACGGCATCGTTTATTCGTCCTCGGTGCGCATCGGCGGCGACCGTTTCGACGACGCCATCGTCAGTTACGTGCGCCGGAATTACGGCACGCTGATCGGAGAATCGACCGCGGAAAGAATCAAGCTCGAAATCGGCACCGCCTATCCCGGCAGCGAAGTGCGCGAGATCGAAGTCAAGGGCCGCAATCTCGCCGAAGGCGTGCCCCGCAGCTTCTCTCTGAACAGCAACGAAATTCTCGAAGCCCTGCAGGAGCCCTTGTCGGGCATCGTCGGCGCGGTCAAAATCGCGCTGGAACAGACGCCGCCCGAACTGGGCGCGGACGTGGCCAACCGGGGCATTTATCTGACCGGCGGCGGCGCCCTGTTAAAGGATATCGACCGTCTGATCGCCGAAGAAACCGGTTTGCCGGTCTACATTGCCGACGATCCTTTAACCTGCGTGGCTCGAGGCGGCGGCATGGTTCTGGAAATGCTCGACAAGAAGGGAATCTCGACGTTTTCCCTGGAATGA
- the gatB gene encoding Asp-tRNA(Asn)/Glu-tRNA(Gln) amidotransferase subunit GatB, with the protein MMEYAQQEKWEAVIGLEIHTQLATRSKIFSGAPTAYGAEPNTQACAVDLGLPGVLPVLNEEAVTMAVKFGLAIEAEIAPYSVFARKNYFYPDLPKGYQISQFELPIVGRGHLDIDVDGERKRIGITRAHLEEDAGKSLHEDFHGLSGIDLNRAGTPLLEIVSEPDLRSAKEAVAYMKTLHELVRYLGICDGNMQEGSFRCDANVSVRPKGRQAFGTRTELKNINSFKFVEKAINYEIERQIDLIESGGKVVQETRLYDSAKDLTRSMRSKEEANDYRYFPDPDLLPVFISEEFKAQVRADLPELPWVKRRRFLEHYRLDEESIHLLTSSREMADYFEALIQASGCEPRLCANWVAGELSAALNKSGLEIAGSPVDYRRLAGLLARIADNTISGKIAKQVFDDMWQTGAGADEIIAAKGLQQISDSGVIASIIDKIIADNPAQVEQYRSGKDKVFGFFVGQVMKAMQGKANPEEVNKMLKDKLSP; encoded by the coding sequence ATGATGGAATACGCTCAACAGGAAAAATGGGAAGCCGTGATCGGTCTGGAAATCCATACGCAATTGGCGACCCGGTCGAAGATATTTTCGGGAGCGCCGACCGCTTACGGCGCCGAGCCCAATACTCAGGCTTGTGCCGTGGATCTGGGCCTGCCCGGCGTGCTGCCGGTATTGAACGAAGAAGCCGTGACCATGGCGGTCAAATTCGGTCTGGCCATTGAGGCCGAGATCGCGCCTTATTCGGTCTTCGCCAGGAAGAATTATTTCTATCCCGACTTGCCCAAAGGCTATCAAATCAGTCAATTCGAGCTGCCGATCGTCGGCCGCGGACATCTGGACATCGACGTGGACGGCGAACGCAAACGCATCGGCATCACGCGCGCCCATCTGGAGGAAGACGCCGGCAAATCGCTGCACGAAGACTTTCACGGCTTGTCGGGCATCGATTTGAACCGTGCGGGCACGCCGCTGCTCGAGATCGTGTCCGAGCCGGACCTGCGCTCGGCCAAGGAAGCGGTAGCCTACATGAAAACGCTGCACGAATTGGTGCGTTATCTCGGCATTTGCGACGGCAACATGCAGGAAGGTTCCTTCCGCTGCGACGCCAACGTCTCTGTGCGCCCGAAAGGGCGGCAAGCATTCGGCACCCGCACCGAATTGAAAAACATCAATTCGTTCAAGTTCGTCGAAAAAGCGATCAATTATGAAATCGAGCGGCAAATCGATTTGATCGAAAGCGGCGGCAAGGTGGTTCAGGAAACCCGGCTGTACGATTCGGCAAAGGATTTGACCCGTTCCATGCGCAGCAAGGAAGAAGCCAACGACTACCGTTATTTTCCCGATCCGGACCTGTTGCCCGTTTTTATCTCCGAGGAATTCAAGGCGCAGGTCCGGGCCGATCTGCCGGAATTGCCCTGGGTCAAAAGACGGCGTTTCCTCGAACACTACCGTCTGGACGAAGAAAGCATCCACCTGTTGACTTCCTCGCGGGAGATGGCCGATTATTTCGAGGCGCTTATTCAAGCTTCGGGATGTGAACCGAGATTATGCGCCAATTGGGTCGCCGGCGAATTGTCGGCGGCGTTGAATAAATCGGGTCTGGAAATTGCCGGATCGCCGGTGGATTACCGGCGATTGGCCGGCTTGCTGGCGAGAATCGCCGACAACACGATCTCGGGCAAGATCGCCAAGCAGGTTTTCGACGACATGTGGCAGACCGGAGCCGGTGCCGACGAAATCATCGCCGCGAAGGGGTTACAGCAAATCAGCGACAGCGGCGTCATTGCCTCGATCATCGATAAGATCATCGCCGATAATCCGGCGCAGGTCGAACAATACCGGAGCGGCAAGGACAAGGTGTTCGGATTTTTTGTCGGCCAGGTGATGAAAGCGATGCAGGGCAAGGCCAATCCGGAAGAAGTCAATAAAATGCTCAAGGATAAATTATCGCCGTAG
- the gatC gene encoding Asp-tRNA(Asn)/Glu-tRNA(Gln) amidotransferase subunit GatC — protein MSLTTDEVRKIAHLARLGIDPQDIASYAQDLSSILNLMTAMNDVNTEAVMPMAHPLDQVQRLRPDRVSEPNLREKFQAIAPQVEAGLYLVPKVIE, from the coding sequence ATGTCTTTAACGACGGATGAAGTAAGAAAAATAGCACATTTGGCGCGCTTGGGAATTGACCCGCAGGATATCGCATCGTACGCGCAGGATTTGTCTTCGATATTGAACCTGATGACGGCCATGAACGACGTGAATACGGAAGCGGTCATGCCGATGGCGCATCCTCTGGATCAGGTTCAGAGATTGCGGCCGGACCGGGTCAGCGAACCGAACCTTCGCGAGAAGTTCCAGGCGATAGCGCCCCAGGTCGAAGCGGGCCTGTATCTGGTTCCGAAAGTGATCGAATAA
- the mreC gene encoding rod shape-determining protein MreC, with the protein MKLLFASDPSITTRLLVAIIASIALLVLDQRGQQLTPFRSVLSILTDPVKYLVNLPPSIIQEATETVSSYTTLKEENRRLHEERLIHQTRLLKLAALEKENIRLRALLENSFKLGEKVLVAELLSVNMAPYEHIVVVNKGTRFGVHPQQPVMDANGVVGQVFRALPFSSEIMLITDPNHAIPVQVNRNGLLTIAVGSGQINRLNLPYLPNNADIRPGDLLITSGLGGTFPQGYPVAVVDEFTSQNNKPFATVTATPKALLDRNRELMIVWSDSTPIPLSPKPAPNEQENPTHEGQ; encoded by the coding sequence ATAAAACTTCTATTCGCGAGCGATCCGTCCATCACTACCCGGTTGCTGGTCGCCATCATTGCTTCAATTGCTTTGCTTGTCCTGGACCAGCGCGGGCAACAACTCACCCCGTTCCGGTCCGTCTTGTCGATCCTGACCGATCCGGTCAAATACCTGGTGAACCTGCCTCCGTCGATCATCCAGGAGGCGACCGAGACCGTCAGCAGTTATACCACCTTGAAGGAAGAGAACCGCAGGCTGCATGAGGAACGGCTCATTCATCAGACCCGTCTGCTCAAACTGGCCGCGCTGGAAAAGGAAAACATCCGCTTGCGCGCCCTGCTGGAAAACTCCTTCAAGCTCGGTGAAAAAGTCCTGGTCGCCGAATTGCTGTCGGTCAACATGGCGCCTTATGAACACATCGTGGTGGTCAATAAAGGCACTCGCTTCGGCGTGCATCCCCAGCAGCCGGTCATGGACGCCAACGGCGTCGTCGGTCAGGTGTTCCGGGCTCTGCCGTTCAGCTCGGAAATCATGCTGATCACCGACCCCAACCACGCCATTCCCGTCCAGGTCAATCGCAACGGCCTGTTGACCATCGCGGTCGGCAGCGGCCAGATAAACCGCCTCAACCTGCCTTATCTCCCGAACAATGCCGACATCCGTCCCGGAGACTTGTTGATCACGTCGGGTCTTGGCGGCACCTTCCCGCAGGGTTATCCGGTCGCGGTCGTGGACGAATTCACCTCGCAGAACAACAAGCCGTTCGCCACGGTGACTGCCACGCCCAAAGCCTTGCTGGACCGCAACCGGGAACTGATGATCGTCTGGAGCGATTCCACCCCGATTCCGCTGAGCCCCAAGCCAGCCCCAAACGAACAGGAGAATCCCACGCATGAGGGGCAGTAG
- the gatA gene encoding Asp-tRNA(Asn)/Glu-tRNA(Gln) amidotransferase subunit GatA has translation MYDRSITELAQGLRSGEFSSRELTLAFLERIERHPEINAYITVTEERALADAKEADDRLARGEGSLLTGIPIAHKDIFCTEGVKTSCGSKMLDNFIAPYDATVVEKFKEAGAVMLGKLNMDEFAMGSSNETSHYGAVRNPWGINKVPGGSSGGSAAAVAARLAAAATGTDTGGSIRQPASHCGITGLKPTYGRVSRYGMIAYASSLDQGGPMARSAHDAAVLLQTMAGFDEKDSTSVDLPVPDYTAGLNADLKGLKIGLPREFFGDGLSREVAAVIEAAVNEYRKLGAEIREVSMPDLNLAIPAYYVIAPAECSANLSRFDGVRFGYRCQNPSDLTDLYTRSRGEGFGKEVKRRILMGTYALSAGYYDAYYVKAQKVRRLISDDFKKTFAQVDVLMGPVAPTTAFGIGEKMGDPVEMYLSDIYTIAVNLAGLPAMSVPAGFASGQPVGLQIIGNYFTEPRLLNIAHQFQRMTDWHQQLPEGFE, from the coding sequence ATGTACGATCGAAGCATAACAGAACTGGCCCAGGGCCTGCGTTCGGGCGAGTTTTCAAGCCGGGAATTGACGTTGGCGTTTCTGGAGCGAATCGAGCGCCATCCGGAAATCAATGCCTACATTACGGTCACCGAAGAACGGGCTCTGGCCGACGCGAAAGAAGCCGATGACCGCCTCGCCAGGGGAGAGGGATCCTTGCTGACCGGCATTCCGATAGCCCATAAGGACATCTTTTGCACGGAAGGCGTTAAAACCAGTTGCGGATCGAAAATGCTGGATAACTTTATCGCGCCCTATGATGCGACCGTGGTGGAAAAGTTTAAAGAAGCCGGCGCAGTGATGCTGGGCAAGCTGAATATGGACGAGTTCGCGATGGGGTCGTCGAATGAAACCAGTCATTACGGCGCGGTACGCAACCCCTGGGGTATAAACAAGGTGCCGGGCGGCTCCTCCGGCGGTTCGGCCGCGGCGGTGGCGGCGCGGCTGGCGGCGGCGGCAACCGGCACCGACACCGGCGGCTCGATCCGGCAGCCGGCCTCGCATTGCGGCATTACCGGGTTGAAACCGACTTACGGCCGCGTTTCTCGTTACGGCATGATCGCTTACGCGTCCAGTCTGGACCAGGGTGGGCCGATGGCGCGAAGCGCCCACGATGCCGCGGTTCTTTTGCAAACGATGGCGGGTTTTGATGAGAAGGATTCGACCAGCGTCGATTTGCCGGTGCCGGACTATACCGCCGGGTTGAATGCCGACCTCAAAGGGCTGAAGATCGGCCTGCCCAGGGAATTCTTCGGCGACGGCCTGAGCCGTGAGGTCGCGGCAGTCATCGAGGCGGCGGTGAACGAATACCGGAAATTGGGCGCCGAGATCCGGGAAGTTTCGATGCCCGATCTCAATCTGGCCATTCCCGCCTACTACGTCATCGCTCCGGCCGAATGCTCGGCTAATCTGTCACGTTTCGACGGCGTGCGTTTCGGTTACCGCTGCCAGAATCCCTCCGACTTGACTGATTTATACACCCGCTCGCGCGGCGAAGGCTTCGGCAAGGAGGTCAAACGGCGGATTCTGATGGGAACCTATGCGCTGTCGGCAGGCTATTACGATGCTTATTATGTGAAAGCTCAGAAAGTGCGGCGCCTGATCAGCGACGATTTCAAAAAGACGTTTGCCCAGGTCGACGTCCTGATGGGGCCGGTCGCACCCACGACCGCTTTCGGAATCGGGGAAAAAATGGGCGACCCCGTTGAAATGTATCTGTCCGATATTTATACCATCGCCGTCAATCTGGCCGGGCTGCCGGCGATGTCCGTGCCGGCGGGATTCGCTTCCGGCCAGCCGGTGGGATTGCAGATCATCGGCAATTATTTTACCGAGCCCCGGCTGTTGAATATTGCCCATCAATTTCAACGGATGACGGATTGGCATCAGCAATTACCGGAAGGGTTTGAGTAA